A DNA window from Moorella thermoacetica contains the following coding sequences:
- a CDS encoding energy-coupling factor transporter transmembrane component T family protein has product MAFELGQYVPGNSAIHRLDPRSKLLGLFLYGLALLVAPTGESAFLAGAVALPAVLAAGLSPSFIWKQLRPLAFFLALIFFLQLATTPGTILVYLGPVPVTREGFNLGLLALARVFFLILAAVLLTATTDPLALADGLERLLAPGQRIGLPSQELALMLTLALRFVPTLLEEAERIMRAQMARGASFRGLQVKNLLPLVIPLFVSAFRRAEDLAEAMEARAYQGGKGRTRMRELNFTATDFLFLLLAGALAAGTLFYRLKSGN; this is encoded by the coding sequence GATCCACGGTCGAAGTTGCTGGGCCTGTTCCTTTACGGCCTGGCCCTTCTAGTGGCTCCCACCGGTGAATCGGCTTTCCTCGCAGGGGCCGTAGCCCTACCCGCGGTCCTGGCGGCCGGCTTATCACCATCCTTTATCTGGAAGCAGCTGCGGCCGCTGGCCTTCTTTCTGGCTCTTATTTTTTTCCTCCAGCTTGCCACTACGCCGGGGACGATCCTGGTGTATCTAGGGCCCGTGCCGGTAACCCGTGAGGGATTCAACCTGGGCCTCCTGGCCCTGGCCCGGGTATTTTTCCTGATTTTGGCTGCCGTTCTGCTTACGGCCACTACTGACCCCCTGGCTCTGGCCGACGGGTTGGAGCGCCTCCTGGCGCCGGGCCAGAGGATCGGCTTGCCGTCCCAGGAACTGGCCCTGATGCTGACCCTGGCTTTGCGTTTTGTCCCCACCCTCCTGGAAGAGGCCGAGAGGATTATGCGCGCTCAGATGGCCCGCGGGGCCTCCTTCCGGGGCCTGCAGGTAAAAAACCTTTTGCCCCTGGTCATCCCCCTCTTTGTCAGCGCCTTTCGCCGGGCGGAAGACCTGGCGGAAGCCATGGAAGCGCGGGCGTACCAGGGGGGCAAAGGCCGCACCAGGATGCGGGAGTTAAACTTCACAGCAACCGATTTTCTCTTTCTTCTGCTGGCTGGCGCCCTGGCAGCTGGAACGTTATTTTACCGGCTGAAGTCCGGCAACTAG
- the rpsI gene encoding 30S ribosomal protein S9, whose amino-acid sequence MAQVQFYGTGRRKNAIARVRLVPGEGRIIVNNRPLNEYFGQKILEMLVRQPLEVTDMAGRFDVLARVEGGGTTGQAGAIRLGIARALLQADGDLRPVLKRNGFLTRDPRMKERRKYGLKKARKAPQFSKR is encoded by the coding sequence ATGGCCCAAGTACAGTTTTACGGCACCGGGCGGCGGAAGAACGCTATCGCCAGGGTGCGCCTGGTTCCCGGGGAGGGGCGTATTATCGTTAATAACCGGCCTCTGAATGAATATTTCGGCCAGAAGATCCTTGAAATGCTGGTCCGCCAGCCCTTGGAGGTAACCGATATGGCCGGGCGTTTCGACGTCCTGGCGCGGGTGGAAGGCGGCGGTACCACCGGTCAGGCCGGCGCTATCCGGTTGGGCATTGCCCGGGCCCTTTTACAAGCTGACGGGGATTTACGGCCGGTATTAAAACGGAACGGTTTTCTCACCCGAGACCCGCGGATGAAAGAAAGAAGAAAATACGGCTTAAAGAAAGCGCGCAAGGCGCCACAATTCTCCAAGCGCTAA
- the rplM gene encoding 50S ribosomal protein L13, which translates to MSTFMAKPHEVERKWYVIDAAGKTLGRVATEAARLLRGKHKPIFTPHVDTGDYVIIINAAKVRLTGNKLQKKQYIRHTGYPGGLRVMNYATLLRTFPERAVEKAVKGMIPHNSLGRKMVKKLKVYRGDSHPHAAQQPQVWEIKD; encoded by the coding sequence ATGTCCACTTTTATGGCCAAACCCCATGAGGTTGAGCGTAAGTGGTATGTAATCGATGCGGCCGGGAAGACCCTGGGCCGTGTGGCCACCGAAGCTGCCCGCCTCCTCAGGGGTAAACATAAACCCATCTTTACCCCCCATGTGGATACCGGCGACTACGTGATTATCATCAACGCCGCGAAAGTCCGCCTTACAGGTAATAAACTTCAGAAGAAGCAGTATATCCGCCATACCGGTTACCCCGGCGGTTTAAGGGTTATGAACTACGCTACCCTGCTGCGGACCTTCCCCGAAAGGGCCGTTGAGAAGGCCGTGAAGGGAATGATTCCCCATAATAGCCTGGGCCGAAAAATGGTTAAAAAGTTGAAGGTCTACCGGGGCGATAGCCATCCCCATGCCGCCCAACAACCGCAGGTATGGGAAATTAAGGACTGA
- the scfA gene encoding six-cysteine ranthipeptide SCIFF: MHIQTVFTPRLQASVKTGGCGNCHVSCQSACKTSITVSNQPCERKVRN; encoded by the coding sequence ATGCACATCCAGACGGTTTTTACCCCGCGCCTGCAGGCCAGCGTTAAGACAGGCGGCTGTGGCAACTGCCACGTATCTTGTCAGTCGGCCTGTAAGACCTCCATTACCGTGAGCAACCAGCCCTGCGAACGTAAAGTCAGGAACTAA
- the truA gene encoding tRNA pseudouridine(38-40) synthase TruA — MPCLKITLAYDGSNYAGWQVQPEAHGPTVQGEVAAALKRLTGEEITPVAAGRTDAGVHARGQVISFSTRARIPVERWPLALNSVLPADIAALEAVEVAPDFHARYCAKRKWYRYTIYNNRVPDVFCRRYSWHLRQPLDVIAMARAAAYLQGCHDFRSFCAAGSPVRHFERQVQQASVSQNGPFIYFDVIADGFLYHMVRIMVGTLVEIGRRRLVPEAIPAILAARSREKAGPTAPARGLCLERVEY; from the coding sequence ATGCCCTGCCTGAAGATTACCCTGGCCTATGACGGCAGCAATTATGCCGGCTGGCAGGTCCAGCCGGAGGCCCACGGTCCTACTGTTCAAGGTGAGGTAGCCGCCGCTCTAAAACGGTTGACCGGGGAGGAAATAACTCCGGTAGCTGCCGGGCGAACCGACGCCGGGGTCCATGCCCGGGGGCAGGTAATCAGCTTTAGTACCCGGGCCCGGATACCCGTGGAACGCTGGCCCCTGGCCCTGAACAGCGTCTTGCCGGCAGACATTGCCGCCCTGGAGGCGGTGGAGGTAGCGCCGGATTTCCATGCTCGCTATTGCGCCAAACGAAAATGGTATCGTTATACCATCTATAACAATCGCGTTCCCGATGTTTTCTGCCGCCGTTATAGCTGGCACTTGCGGCAGCCCCTCGATGTAATAGCCATGGCCCGGGCGGCGGCTTACCTCCAGGGTTGCCACGATTTCCGCTCCTTTTGCGCCGCCGGTAGCCCGGTGCGCCACTTTGAGCGGCAGGTGCAGCAGGCCAGCGTCAGTCAGAACGGCCCCTTTATCTATTTTGACGTCATAGCCGATGGTTTCCTCTACCATATGGTCCGGATTATGGTCGGCACACTGGTGGAGATCGGCCGCCGTCGCCTGGTGCCGGAAGCTATCCCGGCCATCCTGGCGGCCCGTTCCCGGGAAAAGGCAGGACCGACGGCCCCGGCCCGTGGACTCTGCCTGGAGCGCGTGGAATACTAA